In Aliiglaciecola sp. LCG003, a genomic segment contains:
- a CDS encoding thiol:disulfide interchange protein DsbA/DsbL — protein sequence MTFKALIKCTAALLCLIPALSFAQSNWEEGEHYEIISDTASETKNIREVFSFWCPHCFTFETIVTELKSKLPDDVTFIKAHANMAPAASDATRAMLSAKAMGQADVFNAALFNAIHKQRRNVAGMQDIKDIFSQAGGDGEKLEKMATSFGIRSQERKNDQLTKGVSSVPTFIVNDKYQAIFGRDMTPDQFVQLVLWLTKQK from the coding sequence ATGACTTTTAAAGCTTTGATCAAATGCACCGCAGCGCTGCTATGCCTCATCCCAGCACTGTCTTTTGCTCAATCGAACTGGGAAGAAGGTGAACATTACGAAATCATTAGCGATACCGCTAGCGAGACAAAAAACATCCGCGAAGTATTTTCGTTTTGGTGTCCTCACTGTTTCACCTTTGAAACTATCGTCACCGAATTAAAGAGCAAACTGCCCGATGATGTCACCTTTATAAAGGCGCATGCCAACATGGCCCCTGCTGCAAGTGATGCCACCCGAGCGATGTTATCTGCCAAGGCTATGGGTCAGGCGGATGTATTCAACGCCGCTTTGTTCAATGCTATTCATAAACAACGTCGAAATGTGGCTGGAATGCAGGATATAAAAGATATATTCAGTCAAGCCGGTGGTGATGGCGAGAAATTAGAGAAGATGGCAACCAGCTTTGGTATCCGTAGCCAAGAGCGCAAGAATGACCAGCTCACAAAGGGTGTATCTAGTGTTCCTACTTTTATTGTGAATGATAAATATCAAGCTATTTTTGGCCGCGATATGACGCCAGATCAGTTTGTACAATTAGTATTGTGGCTAACCAAGCAAAAATAA